One Natator depressus isolate rNatDep1 chromosome 3, rNatDep2.hap1, whole genome shotgun sequence DNA segment encodes these proteins:
- the FILIP1 gene encoding filamin-A-interacting protein 1 isoform X4: protein MLVDERQMHIEQLGQQSQKIQDLAQKLKEEEEKLKVISSKTKEDGQKLIKLEAELEHKTLSFSQEHEEMTAKLGNQESHNRQLRLKLVGLTRRIEELEETNKNLQKAEEELQELRDKIAKGECGNSSLMAEVENLRKRVLEMEGKDEEITKTESQCRELKKKLQEEEHHSKELKLEVEKLQKRMSELEKLEEAFSKSKSECTQLHLNLEKEKNLTKDLISELDMVKTRVKDLESSESKLEKAELSLKEDLTKLKSFTVMLVDERKNMMEKIKQEERKIEGLNKNVKVEQGKVMDVTEKLIDESKKLLKLKTEMEEKVSSLTKERDELIGKLKSEEEKSSELSCRVDLLKKRIEGIEEVEREIARGRARKGPELAYHEDNKIKELTTEIERLKKRLKQLEVVEGDLMKTEDEYDQLEQKFRTEQNKANFLSQQLEEMKLQIAKNKAIEKGEVVSQEAELRHRFRLEEAKSRDLKAEVQALKEKIHELMNKEDQLSQLQVDYSVLQQRFMEEEDKNKNMGQEVLNLTKELELSKRYSRVLRPSMNGRRMVDVPVTSTGVQTDAVSSEAAEEETPAVFIRKSFQEENHIMSNLRQVGLKKPIERSSVLDRYPPAANELAMRKSWIPWMRKRENVSQAAHDKGARTHGGPGHPGEVVLSPKQGQPLHIRVTPDHENSTATLEITSPTSEEFFSSTTVIPTLGNQKPRITIIPSPNVSQKGKGGESSVGPERAMSPVTITTFSREKSSDGGRAPFMERPTSPIQIMTVSTSAAPAEISVSPELQDMTMGRAVFKVTPEKQTVPTPIRKYNANANIITTEDNKIHIHLGSQFKRSPGAASEGASPVITVRPINVAAEKEVMTGTVLRSPRNHFSSRPGASKVTSTITITPVTTSSTRGTQSVTGQDGSSQRPTPTRIPVSKGMKAGKPVVAAPGAGNVTKFEPRAETQSMKIELKKSSASSSASLGGGKG, encoded by the coding sequence ATGCTGGTGGATGAGAGACAAATGCATATTGAACAACTTGGTCAGCAAAGTCAGAAAATACAAGATCTTGCTCAGAAActaaaggaagaagaagaaaagcttAAAGTTATTAgttcaaaaacaaaagaagatgGACAAAAATTGATTAAGTTAGAAGCAGAACTTGAACACAAGACATTATCGTTTTCTCAAGAGCATGAGGAGATGACCGCTAAACTGGGTAATCAAGAGTCACATAATAGACAGCTGAGACTTAAGCTGGTTGGTTTGACTCGTAGAATTGAGGAGCTAgaagaaactaacaaaaatcttcaaaaggCTGAGGAAGAACTTCAGGAATTAAGAGATAAAATAGCAAAAGGAGAATGTGGAAACTCTAGCTTGATGGCTGAAGTGGAAAACCTACGCAAGCGTGTACTTGAAATGGAAGGCAAAGATGAGGAGATCACAAAAACTGAATCCCAGTGTAGAGAGCTGAAAAAGAAACTGCAAGAGGAAGAACATCATAGCAAAGAGCTGAAACTTGAAGTGGAAAAATTGCAGAAGAGAATGTCAGAACTGGAGAAGCTGGAAGAGGCTTTTAGTAAAAGTAAGTCTGAATGTACCCAGTTGCACTTAAATCTGGAGAAAGAAAAGAATTTAACCAAAGACTTAATAAGTGAGTTGGACATGGTGAAGACTCGAGTGAAAGATCTTGAATCTTCAGAAAGTAAGTTGGAAAAAGCTGAACTAAGCTTAAAGGAGGACCTTACCAAGCTGAAGTCATTTACTGTCATGCTGGTGGATGAAAGAAAAAATATGATGGAAAAAATAaagcaggaagaaagaaaaattgaAGGTCTGAACAAAAATGTTAAGGTGGAACAAGGTAAAGTTATGGATGTGACTGAGAAACTAATAGATGAAAGTAAGAAGCTTTtgaaactgaaaactgaaatggAGGAAAAAGTGTCCAGTTTAACAAAGGAAAGAGATGAGTTAATTGGGAAACTGAAAAGTGAAGAAGAAAAATCCTCTGAACTGAGTTGTAGAGTTgatttgttaaagaaaagaattGAAGGTATAGAGGAAGTAGAAAGAGAAATAGCAAGAGGTCGAGCCAGAAAAGGACCAGAACTTGCTTATCATGAGGACAACAAGATTAAAGAACTAACCACTGAAATTGAAAGACTGAAAAAACGTCTCAAACAATTGGAAGTGGTTGAAGGAGACTTGATGAAGACAGAGGATGAATATGATCAGCTGGAGCAGAAATTTAGGACTGAGCAGAACAAAGCTAACTTCCTTTCTCAACAACTGGAGGAAATGAAGCTCCAGATTGCCAAAAACAAAGCAATAGAGAAGGGTGAAGTGGTGAGTCAGGAAGCAGAGTTGAGGCATAGATTTCGGTTAGAAGAAGCTAAAAGCAGAGATTTGAAAGCAGAAGTGCAAGCTCTTAAGGAAAAAATTCATGAGCTGATGAACAAAGAAGACCAGCTTTCCCAGCTCCAGGTTGATTATTCCGTTCTTCAGCAAAGATTTATGGAAGAAgaagataaaaacaaaaatatgggTCAGGAAGTCCTGAACTTAACAAAAGAGTTAGAGCTTTCTAAGCGTTACAGTCGTGTCCTCAGACCCAGTATGAATGGTAGAAGAATGGTAGATGTTCCTGTGACATCCACTGGGGTGCAGACTGATGCAGTAAGCAGTGAAGCAGCAGAAGAAGAAACCCCAGCCGTGTTTATAAGGAAATCCTTCCAAGAGGAAAATCACATCATGAGTAATCTGCGACAGGTAGGGCTGAAAAAACCCATAGAGCGCTCATCTGTGCTTGACAGGTATCCCCCAGCAGCAAATGAGCTTGCAATGAGGAAATCCTGGATACCATGGatgagaaaaagagagaatgtGTCCCAGGCAGCTCATGATAAAGGAGCCCGAACACATGGTGGCCCTGGACATCCTGGAGAGGTTGTCCTTTCCCCAAAGCAGGGGCAACCTCTTCATATTCGGGTGACTCCAGATCATGAGAATAGTACAGCTACTCTGGAGATAACTAGCCCAACATCTGAGGAATTCTTTTCAAGCACCACTGTCATTCCAACCTTGGGAAATCAGAAGCCACGGATTACCATCATTCCCTCTCCAAATGTGTCTCAAAAAGGAAAAGGTGGTGAGAGCTCAGTGGGCCCAGAGCGTGCTATGTCACCTGTTACTATAACTACATTCTCCAGAGAAAAGTCCTCAGATGGAGGGAGAGCTCCTTTCATGGAAAGACCCACGTCCCCAATTCAGATAATGACAGTATCTACGTCTGCAGCACCAGCAGAAATCTCTGTCTCTCCAGAATTGCAGGATATGACCATGGGAAGGGCTGTTTTCAAAGTAACACCAGAAAAACAAACTGTCCCAACCCCAATCCGGAAGTACAATGCCAATGCCAACATTATAACAACAGAGGACAACAAAATTCACATTCACTTAGGTTCTCAGTTTAAACGCTCCCCTGGTGCTGCTTCTGAGGGAGCCAGTCCTGTGATAACAGTCAGACCAATTAATGTTGCAGCAGAAAAGGAGGTTATGACTGGTACCGTCCTTCGTTCCCCCAGGAACCATTTCTCCTCCAGGCCTGGAGCAAGCAAAGTGACAAGTACCATAACTATAACTCCAGTTACAACATCATCCACACGAGGAACACAATCAGTG